A region of the Emcibacteraceae bacterium genome:
ACCAAGATTGGCCAGAAGGCTGCTCTCAAGGTTTTCCATCACTTCCGCATCCTGATCTTCTATATGGTCATAGCCCAACAAGTGAAGAATGCCATGAATGACGAGATGTGTGAAATGATCCTCAAAACTGATTTCTGCTTCTTTCGCTTCTTGCTCCATTATTTCATAGGCAATATAAATTTCACCGAGTGAGTATGGGTGCTCCGTGGCCTTGTGATCCGATTTAAGGTAAAGTTCAATTTCATCTGCCCCAAGTCCGTTGAAAGACAAGACATTGGTTGGCTTATCCTGATAACGGAAGTCTTTATTAAGCTGATGAATTAGCTGATTATCACAAAGAACAATACTTAATTCCAGTAATGAAAAATTGGAAAAAAATTTCCCCTCTTTCACATTTTTTATGATCTGCTCCAGAGCCTTATCAATTAGTGCCTCATAACCTGGCAATTTTTCCTGCCACTGATCATAATCAACAGAAATTTCAAGATTAAACCCATCAGGAAACGACATTATTTGCGTTTACTCTCTTTATCGTCATAGGCTTTGACAATTTTTCCAACCAGCTTATGCCTGACAACATCACTGGCATCAAACTCAATAAAGGCAATATCCTTAATATGTCCCAAGGTCTCAATCGCATCTTTAAGTCCCGATATGTTGCCATCTGGCAAGTCAACCTGCGATGGGTCACCACAAACAACCATGTGACAGTTCTGCCCAAATCGGGTCAGGAACATTTTCATTTGCATTGGTGTTGTATTCTGGGCTTCATCTAGAATAACAAAAGCGTCGGACAAAGTCCTTCCCCGCATAAAGGCCAATGGTGCGACTTCAATTTCCCCTCGTTCAAGGCGTTTTTCCGTTTGCTCCATAGAAATCATCTGGCCAAGGGCATCATAAAGCGGCCTCAGATAAGGATCGACTTTTTCCTTTAAATCACCCGGAAGAAAACCAAGTTTCTCCCCCGCTTCGACAGCAGGTCTGGAAAGGATTATTCTTTCAACCTTACCTTCCAGAAGATGTGAAACGGCCATGGCAACTGCCAGAAATGTTTTGCCGGTACCGGCCGGGCCGAGACCAAAAGTCATTCTTCTTGTTCTTAAAGCTTCAATATATTTTGCCTGGTTGACTGACCGGGGGGAAATCGTCGTTTTTCTGGTTCGGATGACATTCTCATCAATTGAAATGGCCTCACGGGGCTTGGCAAATTTTACTCGGGGGCTTTCAAGCATACTGACAAGCCGAATGGCGCCATCCACATCATCAACAGTCACATCATATCCCTGCTCAAGTCTGTTATAAAGATTTAGAAGTACATCCCTTGACAGATTGCAGGCTTCTTCTGGTCCTTCAAAAGATAATAAATTACCCTTGCCAGAGAGTGTGCAGCCAAATTCATTTTCTATTCGCGCAAGATTGGAATTATGTTCACCGTATAGCGCTTGCAGAAGATGATTATCTTCAAACTCAAGCACCCCGGAAGTGAGTTTTACATCGCGTTTTCGTTTCATCTATTAAATTTTACCTAAAAATATCAGGCAAGTACACCTTGAATATTAAAGGGACCGCCCTCTTCTATCAATACATCAACTATTTTACCGTATAAGTCATCATATGATTTATTTCCAAGTGAAATCTGCACTGCCTGCATATATGGACTGCGGCCAAATGCTGCACCCTTCGTTTTACCTGTGCTTTCAACAAGTACCGGCAAAACCCTGCCAACAACTGAATTGTTAAATGCTGTTTGCTGCTCTTTCAGTAAAGCCTGCAGTTTGGTCAAACGGGTTGATTTCACGTCCTCATCCACCTGATCGTCCATCAGTGCGGCTGGCGTTCCCGGGCGCGGACTAAATTTAAAGCTATAAGCCTGTGCATAGGTCACTTCACGAACCAGTTGCATGGTCTGCTCAAAATCTTCTTCTGTTTCACCCGGAAAACCAACAATAAAATCGCCGGACAGGGCAAGGTCAGGACGAATTTTCCTCAATTTGGCAATCGTTCTTTTGTATGATGCGCTATCATGTGACCGATTCATGGCTTTCAGAATTTTATCAGACCCCGCCTGCACCGGAAGATGAAGATATGGCATACATTCTTTTACGTCACCATGAACCCTGAGCAGTTCATCTGTCATATCATGAGGATGTGATGTGGTATATCTGATCCGCTCAAACCCATCAATTTTCGCCAGTTCGGTTATCAGTTCTGGCAACCCCCATTCATCACCACTCCCAGAAACCCCATGATAGGCATTTACATTCTGTCCCAGCAGGGTAACCTCAACAACACCGGCATCAGCCAGCTTACGGGCATCTTTCATTACATCTTCAATAGTTCTGGAAAATTCTGAACCACGCGTATAGGGAACCACACAATAGGTGCAAAATTTATCGCAGCCTTCCTGGATAGTCAGAAATGCAGTTGGCTTCTTTTTCACATCTTTTTTGGATAGTTGATCAAACTTTTCATCCACCGCGAGATCCGTATCAAGGATTCTTGATTTCTCACCCCGCTGTTTAAGTGAAATAGACTGTTTAACCATTTTCGGTAAATTGTGATAAGTCTGAGGCCCAAATACCATATCCACGACTGGTGCACGCTTCATGATTTCGGCGCCCTCAGCCTGCGCAACGCACCCGCCAACGGCCAGAACCATATCTTCACCGTTTTTTTTCTTTTCATCTTTTATTCTACGAATGCGGCCAATATCAGAATAAACTTTTTCAGCCGCCTTTTCGCGAATATGGCAGGTGTTAAGGACGACAAGGTCCGCCCCTTCAGGTGTATCTGACGGCTCATATCCTTCTGGCGCCATGACGTCAACCATGCGTTCCGTATCATAGACATTCATCTGACAGCCATATGTTTTAATATATATTTTCTTCTTCATTTAAATTCCTAGTCGTCCACACGCCGAAGACGTTCTTCCAGTCTCTTTTCAATTGTCCGTTGGCAATAAGCCGAAAGTTCTTTTCTTGTTTTAAAGAGATTTCTTGATACCGGTTCATGAAAATGAACTTCAACTTCAATATTCTGTAATTTTAAGAACTCGCTGAAATGTGGACCAATATCCATATCTCCATACCAGGCAACAGACGGTCTGTTTGATCGATTTGTCGGCATACAGTTTATTCGCTTATAAACCATGCTGACAGGTTGAACCATAAGTTCGACGGGTCGTCCTTCCGTATCCGTCATTGGATGAATATAATTTTCCGTAACCCCAAAGAGAGAACTTTTAAACGGCAGAACCACTCCGCCGATTGAAGTGGTTCCTTCTGGAAACAGTATTAAACTATCTCCGCCTCTTATTCGGTCCTGCATTTCCTCGCGCTGGCTGTGTACCTCAGCCCTCTTTTCACGGTCTATAAAAATTGTTCGCTGTAAAGTTGATAAATAGCCAAGAACAGGCCAGTCAATCATATCACGCTTAGCAATAAAGCAGCCTTTAATGATATGGCCCAAAATGATAATATCAAGATAGGATATATGATTACTGACAAATAAAGTCGGTGAGCCTTCAAGAGCATGTCCAAATGTTTTCACTCTTATATCAAGCGCCAGGCACATTGATTTATGCACCCAATGTGGCCAGGCCTTATAGCCGGGAAACTTGAGTTTTTTAAACAGTATGGTTGGTGGCAATAAAACCCCAAGATAAACTGCTATCTTTAATAATTTAAAATACTTTCGCATTTAAATTCTAACTCGATATTTAACCCATAAAAACAAACACTGTTTAGGTTTCCCTTCACAGTGTTGTCGTCTATAGCACTCATATGCATAAATAGCTATAAATACTATTTTAGGCTAATACACCTAATTTTTCTTCTTTACACCGTAAAGTTCCATCCGGTGATCAACAAGTTCATAACCAAGTTTTTTGGCAATAGCTTTTTGTAGCTGTTCTATTTCTTCGTCAAAAAATTCAATTACCTCGCCACTTTCAATATCAATCATATGGTCATGATGGCTTTCCGTAACCAGCTCATATCTTGAGCGACCATCACGAAAATCATGGCGTTCCAGGATATTTGCCTCTTCAAATAGTCTGACAGTGCGATAGACTGTCGCAATACTAATCTGATTATCGATCTCTGTGGAACGTCTGTAGACTTCCTCTACATCAGGATGGTCCTCAGCATCGGACAGAACCTTTGCAATGACCCTCCTCTGGTCTGTCATACGCATATTTTTTTCTATACATAATTTTTCGATTGTAGAAGTCATTCCAATTTCCTATTTGTTTCGATCCATCAGTTTGTGCGAATACAAATTTATTCTTCAATTAATCCGTCAGTTGAATTTGCATAACGAGTGCATCTGTTTTTGCACCATGATGGCCTTTATAATACCCTTTGCGGCGCCCTATTTTTTTAAATGAGCATTTCTGATATAGATTTATTGCCGCATCATTATTTTCATTTACTTCAAGAAAAAATCTTTTGACAGACTGCTGCTGCAGCCTATTTATGACCCATTCTAAAAGATAGGTAGCATAACCATTACGGCACCATTTTGGCAATATACAAAATGTAATTATTTCCGCTTCATCCTGAATGTTACGGATCAGAATAAATCCCATTGGCTGCTCTGCATTACTGATCAGATAACTTACAGTTCCAGGAATTGAGAAAAGTTCAATAAAATCCTTCTCTTTCCATTGCTGTTCATGCTCTTCATAAAATGCTTCCTCATGGATAGCAGATAAAAGCTTTGCTCCCTCAACACCAACTTCAGAGATCGAAATGTTTTTTTTACTCTTCATCGGAAACGATCATAGCTAACGGTGCTGGTTTAATAGCATCCGGTGCCCTTAGATAAAGTGGAGAAATTTCATCACTTATAACGGCCATTTCCTGTTTTTTTTCTGCATATTGAGCCATATAATATGCATCAGGAGCATCATATTTTTCAGAAGAACGAATTTCCAAACCCGATAAAAATTCAGCACCACTACCGATCAGTAAATCTATTTCAGATGTAATTCTTTCTCCTATTTTCCTGACCTGAACTGCTTCTGCTTTTGAAACAGCTTTAAAAGTACCTTTATCAACATCAAATATTTGGAAATAATTCTCGCCTCGACGAGCATCTATTGCAACAGCAACTTTTCCATTAAATCCTTTTTCTTCCTCCACAAACTGACACAATATTGCCTCAAGGGTAGTCACAGGAATCACTTTAATATCCAGAGCAAGCGCCAAGCCTTTTGCAGCAGATAGCCCAATTCTAACCCCTGCAAAAGTTCCCGGGCCAATGGTCACCGCAATTTTTTCAATGTCAGAAATTTTAATGTCACTTTCGATGCATATTTCATCAATCATTGGAAGCAGCCGCTCTACATGGCCGCGTGCACGCACCTCGCGCTTGTAAGAAGTGATCATTCCATCCTTAATAAGTGCCGCTGAACAGGCCCCAAGTGTCGTATCAATTGCTAAAATATAGGTCATTTATCGGTTAAGTTTCTTAATTAATTTTTACAGATATTTTTAAAGGTTTTTCTGGTATAGTTTGCACTGAAAAACATATAAATAATTAAATACTATAATTCGAGGGATAATATTGAAAAAACTCATTATTCAGTTTTGTCTAATAATTTTGTTCAATTCATTTTATACATCTTTGGCTATCGCTCAAAGCGAGGACAGTGCCGTGATAATTATGTATCATCGGTTTGGCGAAGAAGGTTTTCCCACAACCAATGTAAAGCTTTCCCAGTTTGATCAACATATCGCCGAACTCAGTAAAGATAACTATAATATTGTCCCTCTCAGAACCATTGTTGAGGCCCTGAAAAATAAACAGGGTCTGCCTCCAAGAACCATTGCCGTAACAATTGATGATGGATATCTTTCTATTTATAAAGAAGCCTGGCCGCGATTAAAAGCAGCGGGCATTCCGATTACTCTGTTTATTTCGACAGAATCCGTGAATGATCAGAATCCCAGCTCAATGACCTGGGACCAGATTAGAGAACTTGATGCTGATCCTTTGGTGGAAATCGGGCATCATGGACATGCCCATGCCCATATGACCGAAATCAGCAACGATGAAGCCAAAGCCGATATAGAAGAGGCAGATAAAATATACCTGCGGGAACTGGGCTATATTCCTGATTTATTTGCCTACCCTTACGGTGAATTTTCAGAGAATATGATTGAAATTGCAAAAAGCAAAAATTATGAGGCCGCTTTTGCACAATATTCCAGTGCGGCAAACAGTCGCAACGATATTATGGCCCTGCCCCGCTTTGCATTTAATGAAAATTATGCGGATATTGACCGTTTTAAACTGATCATTAATTCAAGAGCATTACCGGTAAAAGATATATTGCCGCGAACGGCAGATCTGGACGTAAACCCGCCTTCAGTCGGATTTACAGTTGATGACAGTATAAAAGGACTGGGTGCCATGAACTGCTTTCCATCCCATATTGATAAGGCCGCTCGTATCAATCTTATTGGCACGAACAGAGTTGAAGTTCGATTTGACGAACCTTTCCCGCCGGGGCGCAGCAGAATAAACTGCACAATGCCTGGTCCGGATGGCAGATGGTACTGGTTTGGAATGCCATTTTTTAGATTAAATACAGTCAATTAAGCCTATTCGACTGATTCGACGCTTTCCACTTCCGGGATATAATGCTTAAGTAGATTTTGAATGCCATATTTAAGAGTTGCCGTAGAGCTCGGGCAACCCGAACAGGCACCCTGCATTCTTAAATAAACGATACCGTCACGGAAACCGTGATAGGTAATATCACCACCGTCCCTCGCCACGGCGGGACGTACGCGAGTATCCAGCAGCTCAGTTATCTGGGCCACAATTTCAGGATCAGCCCCATCATCAACAATATGGTCTTCTGCATCACCAGTTACAATCGGCAACCCTGCTGTATAATGCTCCATTATGGTGCCCAGAATTGCCGGTTTTAGCTCGTTCCAATCCTTATCATTATTTTCTACTGTAATAAAATCAGATCCTAAAAAGACAGCAGAAACTCCATCGATTGAGAATAAAGCCTGTGCCAACGGTGAAATACCAGCCGCATCTTTATTTTCAAAAAACATTGTCCCACTTTCAAGAACAACTTCACCTGGAATAAATTTCAAAGTTGCTGGATTGGGTGTTTGTTCTGTCTGGATAAACATAATTAATACCTGTCTCTAATATATTTATTATTTAGATAGTGAGGAACTGAAGATTATTCAAGATTAGTATATTAAATATTTATGCGAATTTATCTATTTCATCATCCGTCATATTGCCCGGAACAACTAGGACTGGCATGTGGAGCATATTAAGAAGTACCTCGCGAAAGCTTCTGATCAATGGGCCTGGGTCACCTTCCACGTCAGCGCCAAGGACAAGAAGATGAATTTCACGATCCTCCGCAATTACTTCACAAATCACCTCTTCCGGCTTGCCTTTTCGGATAATGGCTTCTGCATCAAGACCTGAAATTCTTTTAATTTCACGAAGATGGCTATCGACCAGCTCTTTAGCCTCTTCCATCGCTTCCTCTTCCATCAGATGCCTGACTGATGTCCAGTGCTGAAAATCTGCCGGTGGAATAATATATAACATCAGAATGCTGCCACCCACTTTTTCAGCACGTTTACTGGCAAGTCTAAGCACCTTTTTAAATTCTGGTGTATCATCCGCGATGATCAGAAACTTCCATTTACTCTGTTGCCCGGACATAAAAACCCCTTTATCTGGCCATATTCATTTTTGATGTCTATTTTGCCATTCAAAAGATCAATTTTGCAAGCGGATATTTATTTCTGCAAAATATTGGTAATTTCTCTAAGTTGCGTTCTCGCCCTCAACAGATAGAAGCCTTCTGCAGCAAGATGATTCTGAAATATTAGCCCATCAACAGCGCAATTTGATATGATCATAGGATCCATACTGATTACCGATTCAAACGAGGCTTCCATATCATCCCAGCTTGATGCAATGTCCCGGTTCGTAATGACCTGCTTAAAATCCTTGCGAAGCCCTTTGAGTATTAAACTATAGGCATAAGCCTGACCTTTAACGTTAAAGAATAAATCATCAGCACCCAGATCAAGTACACACCCAAAACCATTTTTTATATATGCATCTATGCTTGCGGATGATGCACCCAGATCAAGAGCAATTCTGTCTAGCGTTGCCAGAAGATTATCAGCACGCTTTTCAAATACGGCATTTCCGGTCGCCAAACGCTTGTTATAGATAATGAGCTGTTCCATCGCTTTATTATATTGCTGCTCAGACGTAGCCACCGGCATTAATGATGTTGAAGGGTTCCACCACCAAATATTTCCTGAATATTGTAATAGGCCCGAAACCTCCTGTAGATCCGGATCAACAGCACTGGAGCCACGGGTGCGGCCAAGCTGGTCCACCAGTTCATAGCTAAATCTGGCAATAGCAGAAATAATGCCTGTCTGAAAATTGGCCATATTATCGAGAAATGCCCCCGGTTTAAAAATAGGGTCGTTTGCTACCCAGCTATGCTGGTTCACTTCCCGGTCGATAAGGGCAATACTAGCAGCAACAGCATTGCTGCCTTGAGAAACAGTTTGTGGTCCAAAATCAGGATTATCATCAATTTTATGAATAAGGAACATACCAACAGGATAATAAAGTAATAATAATAATATTATCACCACAGCCAGTCTTTTGATTATTTTCAGACTGATGGTTTCTTTAAGCCAATATCCAATATCTTTTGCGGTTTCCCACATAGCCAATCCTGTTGATTTATTATTTATTATAGATGGCGCAGAATAGTGTCATTTTCAACCCCCTGCCGAAAAAATCAGTCTGTCGGAATTTTAACTGAAATTCTTTCCGATGAGCCGCTCACACCTGGGAAATTGGTAAAAAAGGCTTGCACCAAATATGGCATTATTTCATGGAGATTGGCATTACGACCAGTGCTAGTTACCTCACCTTCATAAAGATTTTGTGCATTATCCTTATTTGGTTTTATAACCATTTTCAAATGACGTGTATAATTCGTATATGTGCGAACTGAAGGGGCCATTCCAAGTGGATAATATCCGAATGGGTCATAAAAACCACCGTAATAATAAGGGCTTCCATAAAAAGCACTGCCATAATAATAAGGATTTCGATAAGGAAACCAGGGGTTATAATAACCACCGTAATATCCGTATCCCATAAAACCATACATTCCAGGAGATGTGCGAACAACCTGCTGACCACCATCGACACCATAGCCTAATTCAACAATCAGGTCGGCTTTTTCACCATTGGCAGGGACATAACCAAAGCTTCCAAGTGCATTACCCACCAAAGACGCGTAATTTGCAAATTCAATACTGCCTTTATTTGCCGGATCCATAGGAACTATAACAATTTTTTCGCCAGACGGCTGGGGAAGCTGATGAAAACGCATCACATTTGTACTAATAGATTGCGTACAGGATGCCAGTAAGCTTACGGCCAGAACGGATACAAAGATTTTAAAATATTTACCCATAATCCTACCTTACATTTTTACTCTCAGATTATCAAATATTACTTTATCATTGTGGCATAATCAGGGCCGCAGAAGACCGACAATATCCTGAGCCTGCTTAAGAATTGGGGTGGCAATTTCATCGGCATTTCTCGCGCCTTCACGCAAAATACTGTCAAGATAGCTTTTATCGCCCATTAAACGGCTCATTTCCTCACTTATTGGACCTAATACCGACACACTAAGGTCAGCCAGGTCATTCTTGAATTCAGCAAAACCTTTACCTTCATATTCTTGGCAAATATCTTTCGCTTCCCGTTCACTAAGGGCCGCAAAAATATTTATGAGGTTCATTGCTTCTGCACGTCCTTCGAGTCCCTCTAATGTCCCGGGAAGCGGTTCACTGTCCGTGCGGGCTTTACGAATTTTTTTTGCAATACTGTCCCTGTCATCAGTCAGGTTAATCCGGCTGTTTTCTGAAGGATCCGACTTTGACATTTTCGCTGTTCCGTCTCTGAGAGACATAACTCTTGTTGCCGCTCCAAAAATTAGCGGCTCAACTTCCGGGAAGAAATTAACCCCGTAATCATTGTTAAATTTCTGGGCAATATCCCGGGTAAGTTCAAGATGTTGTTTCTGGTCCGCCCCTACAGGCACATGAGTAGCAAGATATGTCAGAATATCAGCAGCCATCAGATCAGGATAAACATATAGCCCGACGCTTGCACGTTCTTTATGTTTTCCTGCTTTTTCCTTGAACTGTGTCATGCGGTTAAGCCATCCCATACGGGCAACACAATTAAAAATCCACGCAAGCTCAGCGTGAGCTGAAACCTGTGACTGATTAAAAATAATGCTTTTTTTAGGATCAACTCCACTTGCAATCATGCCCGCGGCAACTTCACGCGTTGCATTTCTGAGCACTTCAGGTTCCTGCCAAGTCGTAATTGCATGAAGATCAACAACACAAAAAATTGTTTCGTAACTGTCCTGAAGGCCAACCCAATTTTTAATTGCGCCAAGATAATTGCCCAGTGTTAAATTCCCTGAAGGTTGAACCCCTGAAAAAACACGTTGTTTGAAAGCTGACATATTCATTCCTTATGGATATTTTGGACATATCCGTTATCATTTCCAATAGGACATCTATATGACGGCTAAAAAGTTCCTGGTCAACTATCTCTTTGAGAATATTGCTGTCAGTTCCTCTTTTTTTACTGTTCCTGTATAAAAAGAAGCAATCAGGTATGCCGCTATCCCGCAAATCACGAGAGTAAGCAGGCCAATAATCTGCTCTACAGAATTCCCATCAATTAAAAACTGAACCTTCTTATCAACAAACCAAACGACCCCACCCATAATAAAAGAGCACAAAATATATTTTGAAAGTCTTATTAACAATTTTCTTTCAATAACATACTGTCCACGGAGCACCAATCCGCCGCAAAGCATCATTACATTGATCCATGCTGATATTGCCGTTGCCATTGCCAATCCAACATGGGCAAAATACTGCATTAATATCAGATTGAGACTTACATTTATGATCAGTGCCACTATGGCAAACTTAAGAGGTGTTTTGGTATCTCCTCTCGCAAAATATC
Encoded here:
- the ybeY gene encoding rRNA maturation RNase YbeY: MSFPDGFNLEISVDYDQWQEKLPGYEALIDKALEQIIKNVKEGKFFSNFSLLELSIVLCDNQLIHQLNKDFRYQDKPTNVLSFNGLGADEIELYLKSDHKATEHPYSLGEIYIAYEIMEQEAKEAEISFEDHFTHLVIHGILHLLGYDHIEDQDAEVMENLESSLLANLGIDDPYSA
- a CDS encoding PhoH family protein; translation: MKRKRDVKLTSGVLEFEDNHLLQALYGEHNSNLARIENEFGCTLSGKGNLLSFEGPEEACNLSRDVLLNLYNRLEQGYDVTVDDVDGAIRLVSMLESPRVKFAKPREAISIDENVIRTRKTTISPRSVNQAKYIEALRTRRMTFGLGPAGTGKTFLAVAMAVSHLLEGKVERIILSRPAVEAGEKLGFLPGDLKEKVDPYLRPLYDALGQMISMEQTEKRLERGEIEVAPLAFMRGRTLSDAFVILDEAQNTTPMQMKMFLTRFGQNCHMVVCGDPSQVDLPDGNISGLKDAIETLGHIKDIAFIEFDASDVVRHKLVGKIVKAYDDKESKRK
- the miaB gene encoding tRNA (N6-isopentenyl adenosine(37)-C2)-methylthiotransferase MiaB, which codes for MKKKIYIKTYGCQMNVYDTERMVDVMAPEGYEPSDTPEGADLVVLNTCHIREKAAEKVYSDIGRIRRIKDEKKKNGEDMVLAVGGCVAQAEGAEIMKRAPVVDMVFGPQTYHNLPKMVKQSISLKQRGEKSRILDTDLAVDEKFDQLSKKDVKKKPTAFLTIQEGCDKFCTYCVVPYTRGSEFSRTIEDVMKDARKLADAGVVEVTLLGQNVNAYHGVSGSGDEWGLPELITELAKIDGFERIRYTTSHPHDMTDELLRVHGDVKECMPYLHLPVQAGSDKILKAMNRSHDSASYKRTIAKLRKIRPDLALSGDFIVGFPGETEEDFEQTMQLVREVTYAQAYSFKFSPRPGTPAALMDDQVDEDVKSTRLTKLQALLKEQQTAFNNSVVGRVLPVLVESTGKTKGAAFGRSPYMQAVQISLGNKSYDDLYGKIVDVLIEEGGPFNIQGVLA
- a CDS encoding lysophospholipid acyltransferase family protein: MPPTILFKKLKFPGYKAWPHWVHKSMCLALDIRVKTFGHALEGSPTLFVSNHISYLDIIILGHIIKGCFIAKRDMIDWPVLGYLSTLQRTIFIDREKRAEVHSQREEMQDRIRGGDSLILFPEGTTSIGGVVLPFKSSLFGVTENYIHPMTDTEGRPVELMVQPVSMVYKRINCMPTNRSNRPSVAWYGDMDIGPHFSEFLKLQNIEVEVHFHEPVSRNLFKTRKELSAYCQRTIEKRLEERLRRVDD
- a CDS encoding Fur family transcriptional regulator — its product is MTSTIEKLCIEKNMRMTDQRRVIAKVLSDAEDHPDVEEVYRRSTEIDNQISIATVYRTVRLFEEANILERHDFRDGRSRYELVTESHHDHMIDIESGEVIEFFDEEIEQLQKAIAKKLGYELVDHRMELYGVKKKN
- the rimI gene encoding ribosomal protein S18-alanine N-acetyltransferase: MKSKKNISISEVGVEGAKLLSAIHEEAFYEEHEQQWKEKDFIELFSIPGTVSYLISNAEQPMGFILIRNIQDEAEIITFCILPKWCRNGYATYLLEWVINRLQQQSVKRFFLEVNENNDAAINLYQKCSFKKIGRRKGYYKGHHGAKTDALVMQIQLTD
- the tsaB gene encoding tRNA (adenosine(37)-N6)-threonylcarbamoyltransferase complex dimerization subunit type 1 TsaB; amino-acid sequence: MTYILAIDTTLGACSAALIKDGMITSYKREVRARGHVERLLPMIDEICIESDIKISDIEKIAVTIGPGTFAGVRIGLSAAKGLALALDIKVIPVTTLEAILCQFVEEEKGFNGKVAVAIDARRGENYFQIFDVDKGTFKAVSKAEAVQVRKIGERITSEIDLLIGSGAEFLSGLEIRSSEKYDAPDAYYMAQYAEKKQEMAVISDEISPLYLRAPDAIKPAPLAMIVSDEE
- a CDS encoding polysaccharide deacetylase family protein, coding for MYHRFGEEGFPTTNVKLSQFDQHIAELSKDNYNIVPLRTIVEALKNKQGLPPRTIAVTIDDGYLSIYKEAWPRLKAAGIPITLFISTESVNDQNPSSMTWDQIRELDADPLVEIGHHGHAHAHMTEISNDEAKADIEEADKIYLRELGYIPDLFAYPYGEFSENMIEIAKSKNYEAAFAQYSSAANSRNDIMALPRFAFNENYADIDRFKLIINSRALPVKDILPRTADLDVNPPSVGFTVDDSIKGLGAMNCFPSHIDKAARINLIGTNRVEVRFDEPFPPGRSRINCTMPGPDGRWYWFGMPFFRLNTVN
- a CDS encoding NifU family protein; this translates as MFIQTEQTPNPATLKFIPGEVVLESGTMFFENKDAAGISPLAQALFSIDGVSAVFLGSDFITVENNDKDWNELKPAILGTIMEHYTAGLPIVTGDAEDHIVDDGADPEIVAQITELLDTRVRPAVARDGGDITYHGFRDGIVYLRMQGACSGCPSSTATLKYGIQNLLKHYIPEVESVESVE
- a CDS encoding universal stress protein; the protein is MSGQQSKWKFLIIADDTPEFKKVLRLASKRAEKVGGSILMLYIIPPADFQHWTSVRHLMEEEAMEEAKELVDSHLREIKRISGLDAEAIIRKGKPEEVICEVIAEDREIHLLVLGADVEGDPGPLIRSFREVLLNMLHMPVLVVPGNMTDDEIDKFA
- a CDS encoding DUF2333 family protein, coding for MWETAKDIGYWLKETISLKIIKRLAVVIILLLLLYYPVGMFLIHKIDDNPDFGPQTVSQGSNAVAASIALIDREVNQHSWVANDPIFKPGAFLDNMANFQTGIISAIARFSYELVDQLGRTRGSSAVDPDLQEVSGLLQYSGNIWWWNPSTSLMPVATSEQQYNKAMEQLIIYNKRLATGNAVFEKRADNLLATLDRIALDLGASSASIDAYIKNGFGCVLDLGADDLFFNVKGQAYAYSLILKGLRKDFKQVITNRDIASSWDDMEASFESVISMDPMIISNCAVDGLIFQNHLAAEGFYLLRARTQLREITNILQK
- a CDS encoding DUF4136 domain-containing protein — encoded protein: MGKYFKIFVSVLAVSLLASCTQSISTNVMRFHQLPQPSGEKIVIVPMDPANKGSIEFANYASLVGNALGSFGYVPANGEKADLIVELGYGVDGGQQVVRTSPGMYGFMGYGYYGGYYNPWFPYRNPYYYGSAFYGSPYYYGGFYDPFGYYPLGMAPSVRTYTNYTRHLKMVIKPNKDNAQNLYEGEVTSTGRNANLHEIMPYLVQAFFTNFPGVSGSSERISVKIPTD
- the trpS gene encoding tryptophan--tRNA ligase, producing the protein MSAFKQRVFSGVQPSGNLTLGNYLGAIKNWVGLQDSYETIFCVVDLHAITTWQEPEVLRNATREVAAGMIASGVDPKKSIIFNQSQVSAHAELAWIFNCVARMGWLNRMTQFKEKAGKHKERASVGLYVYPDLMAADILTYLATHVPVGADQKQHLELTRDIAQKFNNDYGVNFFPEVEPLIFGAATRVMSLRDGTAKMSKSDPSENSRINLTDDRDSIAKKIRKARTDSEPLPGTLEGLEGRAEAMNLINIFAALSEREAKDICQEYEGKGFAEFKNDLADLSVSVLGPISEEMSRLMGDKSYLDSILREGARNADEIATPILKQAQDIVGLLRP